One part of the Eucalyptus grandis isolate ANBG69807.140 chromosome 10, ASM1654582v1, whole genome shotgun sequence genome encodes these proteins:
- the LOC104422698 gene encoding putative calcium-binding protein CML19: MDKREQYERVFSHFDGDKDGKISPAELRQCVAAVGGEMSPAEAEAAVAALDGDGDGHLGFEDFMAFVEGGGAEERAADLKEAFRMYEVDGSGGCITPKSLKRMLSRLGESRSLDECKAMIARFDLNGDGVINFDEFRVMMS, encoded by the coding sequence ATGGATAAGCGCGAGCAGTACGAGCGCGTGTTCAGCCACTTCGACGGCGACAAGGACGGCAAGATATCCCCCGCGGAGCTGCGCCAGTGCGTGGCTGCCGTCGGCGGGGAGATGTcgccggcggaggcggaggcggcggtggcggcccTGGACGGGGACGGGGACGGTCACCTGGGGTTCGAGGACTTCATGGCCTTCGTCGAGGGAGGCGGGGCGGAGGAGAGGGCTGCCGACCTGAAGGAGGCGTTCCGGATGTACGAGGTGGACGGCAGTGGCGGGTGCATCACGCCCAAGAGCCTGAAGAGGATGCTGAGCCGGCTCGGCGAGTCCCGGAGCCTCGACGAGTGCAAGGCGATGATCGCCAGGTTCGACCTTAACGGGGACGGGGTCATCAACTTCGACGAGTTCAGGGTCATGATGTCGTGA
- the LOC104431233 gene encoding probable adenylate kinase 7, mitochondrial produces the protein MAGLSRHLAAAARRLPERLRVPAGRAYGSSAGAALCDYYSEEEEELGGPREAAGPPPRAGSQKLVPERGVQWVVMGDRGAKKHVYAEMLAKLLEVPHISMGSLVRQELNPRSSLYKQIASALNERKLVPEEVIFALLSRRLEEGYYRGETGFILEGIPRTRVQAEILNQFADIDLVLNFKSTEQDPLAKNLGTGAFPPSLDSTNLHLPGSKPGLRSSGEQLVSADVNSAWKENLTVYAEQTKLLEEYYQKQKKLLNFQVASAPGETWRGLLVALQLQHVNAVDSSQKLTA, from the exons ATGGCCGGACTGAGCCGCCACCTCGCGGCCGCCGCGCGGAGGCTGCCGGAGCGGCTGCGCGTCCCCGCCGGCCGGGCCTACGGATCTTCGGCCGGCGCGGCCCTCTGCGACTACTactcggaggaggaggaggagctcggcGGGCCGCGCGAGGCCGCGGGGCCGCCGCCGAGGGCCGGGTCGCAGAAGCTCGTGCCGGAGAGAGGGGTGCAGTGGGTGGTGATGGGGGACCGGGGCGCGAAGAAGCACGTGTACGCCGAGATGCTCGCGAAGCTTCTGGAAGTCCCTCACATTTCCATGGGCTCGCTCGTGCGTCAGGAGCTCAACCCTCGCTCTTCGCTGTACAAGCAG ATTGCGAGTGCTCTGAATGAGAGGAAGCTTGTACCAGAGGAAGTGATTTTCGCACTGTTGTCCAGGAGGTTAGAGGAAGGATATTACAGAGGAGAAACAGGGTTCATTCTCGAGGGTATCCCCAGAACAAGGGTCCAAGCT GAGATCCTCAACCAATTTGCCGACATTGATCTAGTTTTGAACTTCAAGTCCACAGAGCAAGACCCTCTAGCAAAGAATTTAGGGACTGGAGCATTTCCTCCATCCCTGGACTCTACCAATTTGCACTTACCCGGTTCCAAACCTGGTTTAAGGTCATCAGGAGAGCAACTGGTTTCTGCTGATGTTAACAGTGCCTGGAAGGAAAACTTGACCGTGTATGCAGAACAG ACTAAGCTGCTGGAAGAGTATTatcagaaacaaaagaaacttCTCAACTTCCAAGTTGCAAGTGCGCCTGGAGAAACCTGGCGTGGGCTGTTGGTGGCACTACAGCTTCAGCATGTGAATGCTGTCGACTCTTCCCAAAAGCTGACTGCATGA